One window of Atribacter laminatus genomic DNA carries:
- a CDS encoding chromate transporter, protein MTFFSKKKRKVLFDLFFSFFKIGAFTWGGGYAMLPLIKREIVEKRELMTEEEFIQGLSVAQSMPGAIAINTACFVGRKVCGISGTFFSVLGASIPSFFVIIVFISLYKQYRHLTVFQNFFRGAAPAIVALIGGAVLDIGKSVLNNWMDLLIAIFLFLLIFFFNIHPLWIVLIGGMLGMLRTR, encoded by the coding sequence ATGACTTTCTTTAGCAAAAAAAAGCGAAAAGTTCTTTTTGATCTATTTTTTTCTTTTTTCAAAATTGGAGCCTTCACCTGGGGCGGTGGTTATGCCATGCTTCCATTAATTAAAAGAGAGATTGTTGAAAAAAGAGAATTAATGACTGAAGAAGAATTCATTCAAGGTTTGTCAGTAGCTCAAAGTATGCCCGGAGCCATAGCTATAAACACTGCTTGTTTTGTGGGACGAAAAGTATGTGGAATTTCAGGAACTTTTTTTTCAGTATTAGGGGCATCCATTCCTTCTTTTTTCGTAATCATTGTTTTCATATCACTTTATAAACAATATCGTCATTTAACTGTATTTCAAAATTTTTTTCGCGGCGCTGCTCCTGCTATAGTTGCTTTAATTGGTGGAGCAGTTTTAGATATTGGGAAAAGTGTGCTGAATAATTGGATGGATTTATTAATTGCTATATTTCTTTTTCTCTTGATTTTTTTCTTTAATATCCATCCTCTTTGGATTGTGCTTATTGGGGGCATGCTTGGAATGCTGAGAACTCGATGA
- a CDS encoding ABC transporter substrate-binding protein — protein sequence MNKKYYFVFSLILVSLLCLGFSTIALGWSWEEASEPYKGTTINVLTIPHPTAIEPVKPLIQEFEKMTGIKVNMEYLERVSLGTKQEMELGAHTGAYDVMHMDTSKLSRYYRADWAYPLNDFFDDPKLTSPEFVLDDFVKIYVDLVTMEGKIFGIPFTGESTIIFYLPQVLEEKGIAGPPSTFEEIEDIAAKIHNPPDFAGFGTRARRGEGMNVSCNWAAWLWGYGGSYFDENGKPALDSPEAILATQKYAELIQKYGPPGGGDFTHYELYTLFAQGNLGMYLDASVFNGIFEDKTKSSVVGKWDAAPVPAGPKNRTTSAYSHAMMIANDSKNKEAAWLFIQWFTSKDVQFRSSTIEGGGPGIVRLSVMETPEYIAKWGSNNWINANVESLKYGRSDYRPTYLPDWPQIGDTIGAYVQEVIVGEKNAETAMTELNKWLIEFMDEKGYPDWLPNFLKENNLDINRNM from the coding sequence ATGAATAAAAAGTATTATTTTGTATTTAGTCTAATTTTAGTATCACTTCTTTGCCTTGGTTTTTCAACAATTGCCCTTGGATGGAGTTGGGAAGAAGCATCTGAACCTTATAAAGGAACAACCATTAACGTTTTAACTATTCCTCACCCCACTGCAATAGAACCCGTCAAGCCTCTCATCCAAGAATTTGAAAAGATGACCGGAATAAAAGTTAATATGGAATATTTAGAACGGGTTTCACTTGGAACAAAACAAGAGATGGAATTGGGAGCCCATACTGGAGCCTACGATGTAATGCATATGGATACCTCAAAATTATCAAGATATTATCGGGCAGACTGGGCTTATCCTTTGAATGATTTTTTTGATGATCCAAAACTTACCAGTCCAGAGTTTGTACTGGATGATTTTGTTAAAATTTACGTTGATCTAGTGACTATGGAAGGAAAAATTTTTGGCATTCCCTTTACTGGAGAATCTACAATAATTTTTTATTTGCCTCAGGTTTTAGAAGAAAAGGGTATTGCTGGACCCCCCTCAACTTTTGAAGAAATAGAAGACATAGCGGCAAAAATTCATAATCCTCCTGATTTCGCTGGATTTGGAACAAGAGCAAGAAGAGGAGAAGGTATGAATGTAAGTTGTAATTGGGCTGCCTGGTTGTGGGGTTATGGAGGAAGTTATTTTGATGAAAATGGGAAACCAGCTCTTGATAGCCCAGAAGCAATTTTGGCTACACAAAAATATGCAGAATTGATCCAAAAGTATGGACCACCAGGTGGTGGAGACTTCACTCATTATGAGCTCTACACCCTTTTTGCTCAGGGAAATTTAGGAATGTATCTCGATGCTTCAGTATTTAACGGTATATTTGAAGATAAAACAAAATCTTCGGTTGTTGGAAAATGGGATGCTGCTCCAGTTCCTGCTGGACCCAAAAACCGCACTACATCCGCTTATAGCCATGCTATGATGATTGCCAACGATTCAAAAAATAAAGAAGCAGCGTGGTTATTTATCCAGTGGTTCACCAGCAAGGATGTCCAATTCAGGTCTTCAACTATCGAAGGGGGAGGACCTGGGATTGTGAGACTATCAGTTATGGAAACTCCTGAATATATAGCCAAATGGGGCTCAAACAACTGGATCAACGCCAATGTAGAGTCATTAAAATATGGACGCTCTGATTATCGACCAACATATTTACCAGATTGGCCTCAAATTGGAGACACTATTGGAGCATATGTACAAGAAGTAATAGTTGGTGAAAAGAATGCAGAAACTGCCATGACCGAGCTTAATAAATGGCTAATAGAGTTTATGGATGAAAAAGGATACCCTGATTGGCTTCCAAACTTTTTAAAAGAAAACAATTTAGATATTAACAGAAATATGTAA
- a CDS encoding carbohydrate ABC transporter permease, whose protein sequence is MNRKHLFLMLIPTIIAFFVVFFIPIGYLFNYSFLNYELTDPLGIKFIGLKNYFRIFSDKEFWNSLRITIIFLIVGIGIQVPIALLLGEILSGPLKRLQFLRSLFLPPMVVPPVVAGVMFRIMYHPTIGIINYFLSFLGISHPWLANNKTALFSVIMVDVWQYVPFLLILFLAGFSSIPEEVYESAMIDGANRWQTFIKISLPLIKGSLLLGLLFRVIDILKVFPTIHIMTAGGPGRATETVNYYTYRMAFSYTNIGYASALGVALVIITILLSLIMLRFFRQARVNQ, encoded by the coding sequence ATGAACCGAAAACATTTATTTTTAATGCTTATACCAACGATTATTGCATTTTTTGTTGTATTCTTTATTCCTATAGGTTATCTCTTTAATTATAGCTTTCTTAATTATGAATTAACTGATCCATTGGGTATTAAATTTATTGGTTTAAAAAATTACTTTCGTATTTTTAGTGACAAAGAATTTTGGAATTCGTTACGAATAACAATTATTTTCTTAATAGTTGGAATAGGTATTCAGGTTCCCATTGCCCTGTTATTGGGGGAAATACTAAGTGGTCCCCTAAAAAGATTACAATTTCTTAGATCTTTATTCTTACCCCCTATGGTTGTTCCACCCGTCGTTGCGGGAGTTATGTTTAGAATTATGTATCATCCAACAATTGGAATTATTAACTATTTCTTGAGTTTTCTTGGTATAAGCCATCCTTGGCTTGCCAACAATAAAACTGCTCTTTTCTCGGTCATTATGGTGGACGTTTGGCAATACGTCCCTTTTCTGTTAATTTTATTTTTAGCCGGATTTTCATCTATCCCTGAAGAAGTATATGAGTCAGCGATGATTGATGGAGCAAATAGGTGGCAAACCTTTATAAAAATCAGCCTTCCTTTAATAAAAGGCTCTTTGCTATTGGGGTTGTTGTTCAGGGTAATAGATATTTTAAAAGTTTTTCCGACCATCCATATTATGACCGCAGGAGGTCCTGGTAGAGCAACGGAAACAGTCAATTATTATACATATAGGATGGCTTTTTCATATACAAATATCGGTTATGCATCGGCTTTAGGAGTAGCTTTAGTAATTATTACAATTCTTTTAAGCCTTATTATGTTAAGATTTTTTAGACAAGCGAGGGTCAACCAATGA
- a CDS encoding chromate transporter, protein MIYLQLFLAFIQIGFFSFGGGLAALPLIEKVVVENHHWLGNGEFIELVTISELSPGPIGINSATFTGFKVGGIFGSFIATIAFCLPSVLLVYLVFHFIFYYKKNIFVKKFLLGLRPSVIALMSIAGFSIAEKGISDWFSVVVGIVIFIFIYRKKTDPILLLFLAGISGLVWYRG, encoded by the coding sequence ATGATTTATTTACAACTTTTCTTAGCATTTATTCAAATTGGTTTTTTTTCTTTTGGTGGGGGGTTAGCTGCGCTTCCTTTAATTGAAAAGGTAGTAGTAGAAAATCATCATTGGTTAGGAAATGGTGAGTTCATAGAATTAGTTACAATTTCTGAACTTTCGCCTGGACCAATAGGAATTAATTCAGCGACCTTTACAGGATTTAAGGTTGGTGGAATTTTCGGTTCTTTTATAGCTACAATTGCCTTCTGTTTGCCTTCGGTTTTGTTAGTTTACTTGGTTTTTCATTTCATTTTCTACTACAAAAAAAACATATTTGTAAAAAAATTCTTATTAGGATTAAGACCATCAGTTATTGCTTTAATGAGCATAGCTGGTTTTTCTATTGCTGAAAAGGGAATATCCGACTGGTTTTCTGTTGTAGTTGGAATAGTGATATTTATATTCATCTACAGGAAGAAAACCGATCCTATTCTTCTCCTTTTCTTGGCGGGAATAAGCGGCTTGGTGTGGTATCGGGGTTGA
- a CDS encoding alkaline phosphatase family protein, which produces MNKPKKVVLIGIDGMIPEFVKKFSHEGIIPNMTKLINNGVFSEMLSMIQVETPTNWTCIGTGALPGTHGINSFGFHIEGESFEKVYDMGNNLFPVVANANTTHFMNRLSHADYIWQSAEKAGKKSILVNFPGGWPSNIPKGIVVDGTGPFSSPLSKMTEWGRYSSKPDALDELMIEILPANDWKNLPVSNLQPLESVIDITGREEFSHSPKGWITKETSEIIHDYNKINPTYYLLIYSVSGEKYDTIAVTKDKDFNNKIAILNVNVGSDWLYEQFQPTIGERVYANMLVRKEFKTKVNGKFRLKLLSLSQDGKLIQIDRTPIYNLENWASPQNIADELIDNLGLDKTSFDQEKNRKGGISSKKSPLCQVYETVEGMAEGLVKTCRYLAKTYDWDLFFIQIHSPDGINHDELNGLCKESPTYDPNEEGRCWDKFREVYKRLDWYVGEVVSACADEETVVIVVSDHGGIPTKKYVLLEHFLLEDNLLAYKKNENGRLIIDTKKSKVISGLNYVTQNIWINLKGRDPDGVVDPSEYEKVRDRVIEVLYSIKDPKTGEHPIVLALRKEDVKNLGNWGDRLGDIVYLYKEGYTNKFANGITGIDPKEFSGNGFEDVVEGPEYGRHHSYLPATQYCGCSVKAAFIMAGPGIKKGYCRKTPIRTIDVAPTISFLMKIPYSETTDGLVFADGLLFD; this is translated from the coding sequence ATGAATAAACCGAAAAAAGTGGTTTTAATAGGAATTGATGGAATGATCCCAGAATTTGTGAAAAAATTTTCTCATGAAGGCATAATCCCCAATATGACAAAGTTAATAAATAACGGAGTTTTTTCAGAAATGCTTTCTATGATTCAAGTGGAAACACCTACAAACTGGACCTGTATTGGTACCGGAGCTTTACCTGGAACCCACGGAATAAATTCTTTTGGATTTCATATAGAAGGAGAATCATTCGAAAAGGTTTATGACATGGGAAACAACCTATTTCCCGTTGTCGCTAATGCCAATACAACTCATTTTATGAATAGGCTTTCCCATGCTGATTATATTTGGCAGTCGGCAGAAAAAGCGGGAAAAAAGAGTATTCTTGTAAATTTTCCAGGAGGATGGCCCTCAAACATTCCAAAAGGTATAGTGGTGGACGGTACTGGTCCATTTTCTTCTCCTCTAAGCAAAATGACTGAATGGGGAAGGTATTCTTCAAAACCAGACGCTCTTGATGAATTGATGATTGAAATTTTACCAGCTAATGATTGGAAAAATTTACCAGTATCCAATTTACAGCCCTTAGAATCGGTAATTGATATTACAGGAAGAGAAGAATTTAGCCATTCACCAAAGGGGTGGATTACCAAAGAAACTAGTGAAATTATCCATGATTATAATAAAATCAATCCCACCTATTATTTATTAATTTATTCGGTGAGTGGTGAAAAATATGACACAATAGCAGTAACTAAAGACAAGGACTTTAATAATAAAATTGCCATTTTAAATGTTAATGTTGGAAGTGATTGGCTTTACGAACAATTCCAACCAACAATAGGCGAAAGAGTTTATGCAAACATGCTGGTAAGAAAAGAATTTAAAACCAAGGTTAATGGAAAATTTCGCCTCAAACTTCTAAGTCTTTCACAAGACGGCAAATTAATTCAAATAGATCGAACTCCTATTTATAATTTAGAAAATTGGGCAAGCCCTCAGAATATCGCCGATGAGTTAATTGATAACCTTGGATTAGATAAAACATCGTTTGATCAAGAAAAAAACCGAAAAGGTGGGATCAGTTCAAAAAAATCACCCCTTTGTCAGGTTTATGAAACCGTTGAAGGTATGGCAGAAGGTCTGGTTAAAACCTGTAGATATCTCGCAAAAACCTACGATTGGGATTTATTTTTCATACAAATTCATTCGCCTGATGGCATAAACCACGATGAATTAAATGGGTTGTGTAAGGAATCACCAACCTATGATCCAAATGAAGAAGGGAGGTGTTGGGACAAGTTTCGAGAAGTGTATAAAAGACTTGATTGGTATGTAGGTGAGGTTGTATCAGCATGTGCTGATGAGGAAACAGTAGTTATTGTTGTTTCCGATCACGGTGGAATACCGACAAAGAAATACGTTTTATTAGAGCATTTTTTACTGGAAGATAATCTTTTAGCCTACAAAAAAAATGAAAACGGTAGATTAATTATTGATACAAAAAAGAGTAAGGTTATATCAGGGTTAAATTATGTCACTCAAAATATTTGGATTAATTTAAAAGGGAGAGACCCGGACGGAGTTGTCGATCCTTCAGAATATGAAAAGGTAAGAGATCGTGTCATAGAAGTTCTATACTCTATCAAAGACCCGAAAACAGGAGAACATCCCATCGTTTTAGCTTTAAGAAAAGAAGATGTAAAAAACCTTGGCAATTGGGGAGACCGCTTGGGAGACATTGTATACCTATATAAAGAGGGGTATACAAACAAATTTGCTAATGGTATTACTGGTATTGACCCTAAAGAATTTTCAGGAAATGGATTTGAGGATGTTGTTGAAGGCCCTGAATATGGAAGACATCACTCTTATCTCCCTGCAACTCAGTATTGTGGATGTTCGGTTAAAGCTGCTTTTATCATGGCTGGACCAGGGATTAAAAAAGGTTATTGCAGAAAAACCCCAATTCGGACTATAGATGTAGCACCTACTATATCTTTCTTAATGAAAATCCCTTACTCTGAAACAACCGATGGTTTAGTTTTTGCAGATGGATTATTGTTCGATTAA
- a CDS encoding serine hydrolase domain-containing protein yields the protein MADRAKSIPVDTETIFNIGSISKLFCATAVMLLVDDGLVELDNPVIEYLSEFTMADDRYHDITVRMLLDHSSGFPGSCYANMIGYQAKPDVFHDTLDNLSRATLKHAPGEMAPYCNDGFTLAEMLVERVSGQSYIDFLSERVFQPLSLKRTGKSLGERPMDLLALFYAPDTGQEIPLEVLSVLGAGGLASTAIDLVRFADAFSGKGNQILSSEAIGEMTSWQPSLLAQKAWEETGLYVEFAYGLGLDLAIQYPQSGKGVKLIGKGGDTTDYHSMLLSVPEERLSVAVIQSGRNADAVKIAFDIMDSLLIQKGLMEAPATTVAKPKEPQAIPEEYLAFQGYYAPNPFKVTFDLETNTVNVTKLDKKEEVPVITLTYRDGHFYGPDDSRFSFLTVNGHHLLMVSIFNQVVEMPIGQQLSKLDEPLNLGINVDGKRWLRRNVLPGEAFNPEHIMTSQLIEDLPGYVVFQGIKQILSPQYAGIPVGAVRDQTDLTLSENNGHTWARVFDFLYSSIEAAPPLEIGENEVNIGSLNYSEWLSAPEECIVDIQKSEQSRVFIFSPEGSVLYDSLRDSGAAYVPSGGFIELIGHAGDVFQVLSKQDSMNDEN from the coding sequence ATGGCTGACCGAGCCAAGAGTATTCCGGTCGATACCGAGACCATCTTCAATATCGGGTCGATCAGCAAGCTGTTTTGTGCAACCGCAGTGATGCTCCTGGTGGATGATGGACTGGTGGAACTTGATAACCCAGTCATTGAATATCTTTCGGAATTCACCATGGCCGATGACCGGTACCATGATATTACCGTACGGATGTTGCTGGACCACTCTTCCGGTTTTCCCGGCTCGTGCTATGCTAACATGATTGGCTACCAAGCAAAACCCGATGTTTTCCATGACACTCTGGATAATCTGTCGCGGGCAACCTTGAAACACGCTCCAGGAGAAATGGCACCATATTGTAACGATGGTTTTACCCTGGCAGAAATGCTGGTCGAGCGGGTTAGTGGTCAATCTTATATCGATTTTTTATCAGAAAGAGTCTTCCAACCGCTTTCACTGAAAAGGACCGGCAAGAGTCTCGGGGAAAGACCCATGGACCTACTCGCATTATTTTACGCCCCTGATACCGGTCAGGAAATTCCCTTGGAAGTACTATCGGTTTTAGGTGCTGGCGGACTTGCTTCCACGGCGATCGACCTGGTTCGCTTTGCCGATGCTTTTTCCGGAAAAGGTAACCAGATTCTTTCTTCAGAAGCTATTGGGGAAATGACCAGTTGGCAGCCGTCCCTTCTCGCTCAAAAGGCTTGGGAAGAGACGGGATTATATGTAGAATTTGCCTACGGATTGGGTTTGGACCTGGCAATCCAGTATCCCCAGTCGGGGAAAGGGGTCAAGTTGATCGGAAAAGGGGGCGACACGACAGACTATCACTCGATGCTCCTTTCCGTTCCAGAAGAAAGGCTCTCGGTTGCGGTTATCCAGAGTGGCCGGAACGCTGACGCTGTAAAAATTGCTTTTGACATCATGGACAGCCTCCTTATTCAGAAGGGCTTAATGGAAGCTCCCGCAACGACAGTAGCCAAGCCGAAGGAACCGCAAGCCATCCCAGAAGAGTATCTTGCTTTCCAAGGCTATTACGCACCTAACCCATTCAAAGTAACCTTCGATCTTGAAACCAATACCGTTAATGTAACCAAGCTGGATAAAAAAGAAGAAGTACCAGTTATAACCCTGACTTACCGGGATGGGCATTTTTACGGCCCTGATGATAGTCGTTTTTCTTTTCTTACAGTGAATGGCCATCATCTGCTGATGGTCTCCATTTTTAATCAAGTCGTCGAGATGCCTATCGGTCAGCAGCTCAGTAAACTCGATGAACCTCTGAATCTGGGAATCAATGTCGATGGGAAACGATGGCTGAGGCGAAACGTGCTCCCTGGAGAAGCATTCAACCCAGAGCATATCATGACCTCTCAGCTTATTGAAGACCTTCCTGGGTATGTGGTTTTCCAAGGGATCAAACAGATCCTGTCTCCACAGTATGCCGGTATCCCGGTCGGCGCCGTTCGAGACCAGACTGATTTAACTCTTTCCGAAAATAACGGACACACCTGGGCAAGGGTTTTTGATTTTCTCTACAGTTCCATCGAAGCCGCTCCTCCACTGGAAATAGGAGAAAATGAAGTGAATATCGGTAGCCTCAATTACAGCGAGTGGCTATCGGCGCCAGAAGAGTGCATTGTTGACATCCAGAAGTCCGAGCAAAGTAGGGTATTTATCTTTTCTCCGGAAGGATCGGTTCTCTACGACAGCCTGCGTGATAGCGGTGCCGCCTATGTTCCTTCTGGTGGTTTCATTGAGCTAATCGGACATGCCGGTGATGTGTTTCAAGTGTTGAGCAAACAAGATTCTATGAACGATGAGAATTGA
- a CDS encoding GntR family transcriptional regulator has translation MKLILDENSPVPLYHQLSRIFRERIERQEWKEGEKIPTEIELCDEFALSRGTIAQALKELENEGLIYRKQGRGTFVKEKIITQDLSHFYSFAKDMKARGQNFYSKIIKMEKEKPTKSVQEKFSLDLSEVFTIERLRYADKIPVILEKIYLLPQFESIILNKEELEKGILYDVFFKELGVLVKKAKEEFEVIRMNLYESKLFQVEEGSPALLVRRVTFGEDEKPFEYRKSIVRADQCRYTVELKA, from the coding sequence ATGAAACTCATTTTAGATGAGAATAGTCCAGTTCCACTTTATCATCAATTAAGCCGTATTTTTAGAGAAAGAATTGAACGACAAGAATGGAAAGAAGGAGAGAAAATTCCCACCGAGATTGAGCTCTGTGATGAATTTGCTCTATCAAGGGGGACTATCGCTCAAGCTCTAAAGGAATTGGAAAACGAGGGGTTAATATATCGAAAACAAGGGCGGGGAACTTTTGTCAAAGAAAAAATAATAACTCAGGATCTTTCTCATTTTTATAGTTTTGCAAAAGATATGAAAGCTCGAGGTCAAAATTTTTATTCTAAAATTATTAAAATGGAAAAAGAAAAACCTACAAAATCTGTACAAGAAAAATTTTCTTTAGACTTAAGTGAAGTCTTTACCATTGAAAGGTTACGGTATGCAGATAAAATACCAGTCATTTTAGAAAAAATATATCTTCTTCCTCAATTTGAAAGCATAATTCTTAACAAAGAAGAACTTGAGAAAGGGATATTATATGATGTTTTTTTTAAAGAATTGGGAGTACTTGTAAAAAAAGCCAAAGAAGAGTTTGAGGTTATAAGGATGAATCTTTATGAATCAAAACTTTTTCAAGTCGAAGAAGGTTCGCCAGCTCTTTTAGTACGGAGGGTAACTTTCGGTGAGGATGAAAAACCTTTTGAGTACCGAAAAAGTATCGTTCGTGCTGATCAATGCCGCTATACAGTGGAGCTGAAAGCTTAA
- a CDS encoding DUF3604 domain-containing protein, which yields MSGIKNNNGFAILKPNRPIQAGEFGTWILKYICGKKKLVPGSVIKITLPRIWSNFQINDPKGEGYTTITISKNIKYDLYISYSEMAAAFQHLFIKIIDGYLSEGDVIQIIYGNKQFGSIGSQAQKIVEDYFVKDESWWGMPTTYFHTSVDYMGNSQFISLQDNHLWNPSIIPAKPWKIVFTGHSILSTKENTNFVLYGIDEFGNKVDLEPTDTIIFKHDPNLKCNLSNPNMRFHDGTWIIENIAFSEPGLYRLKTIFNDEIVAESNPIRVQENPEERIYWGDIHIHSNFCDGRKHPIEIYQYCRDIVKLDFASVSSHDWGPLMDDEGWQQLQKITNQFNEKGKFSTLIGYEWTNWEDNGNRNVYYADDSGPLFRYKVGSSKGLEKADIDERYRTAQKLWKALEGKEVLVIPHHSLAAMDNTINEELEPVIEIYSCWGSSEYRGNPLWNSDINSVPSGMRSPNKSLSVQEILEKGHKLGFIAGSDNHGGMPGGYHRSPYLNLSLKGGLTAVIAKNLSRKNIFNGIKRRYCYATTGARILLNFAVNRTRMGSVVNYNKSKNPYEISFEINGTDIIKQVDLVKNNQVIYQWFPGGKDFKNSYVEKGNIAKGTYYYLRVTQEDEEIAWSSPVWID from the coding sequence ATGAGCGGAATTAAAAATAATAATGGATTTGCAATATTAAAACCGAACAGACCAATTCAGGCAGGCGAATTTGGAACATGGATTTTAAAGTATATTTGTGGGAAAAAGAAACTTGTTCCAGGATCAGTTATTAAGATAACTCTTCCTCGTATTTGGAGTAATTTTCAGATAAACGATCCCAAAGGAGAAGGGTATACAACCATAACTATTTCTAAAAATATAAAATATGATTTGTATATCAGTTATTCGGAAATGGCGGCAGCCTTTCAGCATCTTTTTATAAAGATTATTGATGGATATCTATCTGAAGGAGATGTAATTCAGATTATTTATGGAAATAAGCAATTTGGAAGTATTGGTAGCCAAGCTCAAAAAATAGTAGAAGATTATTTTGTGAAAGACGAAAGCTGGTGGGGTATGCCAACCACCTATTTCCATACTTCTGTTGATTATATGGGAAATAGTCAATTTATCAGTTTACAAGATAATCATTTATGGAATCCTTCAATAATCCCTGCAAAACCCTGGAAAATCGTTTTCACTGGTCATTCGATACTCTCTACTAAAGAAAACACTAACTTCGTTTTGTATGGAATAGATGAATTTGGAAATAAAGTAGATTTGGAACCAACTGATACAATCATTTTTAAGCATGATCCTAATTTGAAATGTAATTTATCAAATCCTAATATGAGATTTCATGATGGTACTTGGATTATTGAAAATATTGCATTTTCCGAACCTGGTCTTTATCGCTTAAAAACAATCTTTAATGATGAAATTGTCGCCGAAAGTAACCCCATTCGGGTTCAGGAAAATCCTGAGGAGAGGATATATTGGGGGGATATTCACATCCACTCAAATTTTTGTGATGGAAGAAAGCATCCAATAGAAATTTATCAATACTGTCGAGATATTGTTAAGCTGGATTTTGCCTCGGTAAGTAGTCATGATTGGGGTCCTCTTATGGATGATGAAGGGTGGCAACAATTACAAAAAATTACCAATCAATTCAATGAGAAAGGAAAATTCTCAACTCTTATTGGTTACGAATGGACAAATTGGGAAGATAATGGGAATCGTAATGTATATTACGCAGACGATTCTGGTCCTTTGTTTAGGTATAAAGTAGGTTCATCTAAGGGCCTTGAGAAAGCCGATATTGATGAGCGTTATCGCACAGCTCAAAAATTATGGAAAGCCCTTGAAGGAAAAGAGGTTTTAGTTATTCCCCATCACTCCTTAGCAGCAATGGATAATACGATAAACGAGGAATTAGAACCGGTTATTGAAATTTATTCATGTTGGGGCAGTTCAGAATATCGAGGAAATCCATTGTGGAATAGCGATATAAATTCTGTCCCTTCTGGAATGAGGTCTCCTAATAAATCGTTATCTGTCCAGGAAATTTTAGAAAAAGGTCATAAACTTGGTTTTATTGCCGGTAGTGATAACCACGGAGGGATGCCCGGGGGTTATCACAGAAGTCCATATCTTAATCTTAGTCTTAAGGGAGGACTAACTGCTGTAATTGCTAAGAATTTATCAAGAAAAAATATTTTTAATGGCATAAAAAGGCGTTATTGTTACGCAACTACAGGAGCAAGGATACTTCTAAATTTTGCTGTGAATAGAACTAGGATGGGTTCGGTTGTAAATTACAACAAATCAAAAAATCCTTACGAAATTTCTTTTGAGATAAATGGAACAGATATTATTAAACAAGTTGATTTAGTAAAAAACAACCAAGTAATTTATCAATGGTTTCCTGGAGGAAAAGATTTTAAAAATAGTTATGTTGAAAAAGGAAATATAGCAAAAGGGACTTACTATTATTTGCGAGTTACCCAAGAAGATGAAGAAATTGCTTGGAGCAGTCCGGTATGGATTGACTAA
- a CDS encoding carbohydrate ABC transporter permease → MNYLKHDRSSKSVLDYIIAIIFIFAALFPIYWILTLSLKNQIDSFVYPPTWIFKPIADNYIKLFVDESFVKYLINSLVVSIISVGIGLVLGAPAAYALSRLKIKGIEWLLFIILCIRMIPPMSLAVPFFTIFAKYRMIDTYLGLIIVYLTFTLPLIIWILKAFFDEVPQALEECAVLEGCSTFQVFRKISLPLISEATVAAAILSWIFSWNEFLFAMILTRESAKTAPVMITSFMKFEDLEWGLIAAASMIIAFPVVIFGIFVRRYLVSGLTSGALKE, encoded by the coding sequence ATGAATTACTTAAAACATGATCGATCTAGCAAAAGTGTTTTAGATTACATCATAGCAATAATCTTTATATTCGCAGCTCTATTTCCTATTTACTGGATATTAACCCTTTCTCTAAAAAATCAGATAGACAGTTTTGTTTATCCTCCAACTTGGATTTTTAAACCGATTGCTGACAATTATATAAAACTATTTGTGGATGAGTCATTTGTAAAGTATTTGATAAATAGTTTAGTGGTGAGCATTATATCGGTAGGAATTGGGTTAGTTCTTGGAGCTCCTGCAGCATACGCTCTTTCTCGTTTAAAAATTAAAGGAATTGAGTGGTTACTTTTTATTATTCTATGTATAAGAATGATTCCTCCAATGAGCTTGGCCGTTCCATTTTTTACTATATTTGCAAAATACAGAATGATCGATACTTATCTTGGGCTTATTATTGTTTACCTAACATTCACTTTGCCATTAATTATTTGGATTTTAAAAGCATTTTTTGATGAAGTCCCTCAGGCACTTGAAGAGTGTGCCGTTTTAGAAGGATGTTCAACATTTCAGGTTTTTCGAAAAATTTCCTTACCTTTAATATCTGAAGCTACTGTTGCAGCAGCAATTTTAAGCTGGATTTTTTCTTGGAACGAATTTCTATTTGCGATGATCTTAACAAGAGAATCAGCCAAGACAGCTCCAGTAATGATTACATCGTTTATGAAATTTGAAGATCTTGAATGGGGTTTAATAGCAGCTGCCTCAATGATTATAGCTTTTCCAGTTGTAATTTTCGGTATATTTGTGAGACGTTATCTTGTTAGCGGTCTTACAAGTGGTGCATTAAAAGAATAA